The sequence AGTCGTCGATGGAAAAGCGGTCACTCAGGTTGGTCAAACCGTGAAACTAGAGTTTAAGTTGGCAAAATGATGAAACAGATATGGATATTAGTGGGCTTGTTGATAATGCCCCTCACATTACCGGCAAAAGAGCTTACCCAATACACCGTTATTCGTGTTCAAAAGGCGAATAAACTTGCTCAAGAGGAGCAGGTTAAACAGGCGATTGAGGTCTTGGCTAGTTTGGAGTTATCTAAAGGCTATGACAAAGCCTATGTCGCTCGCATGCTTGGTGTGTTTTACTGGCAAGATGGTAAAACAGAGACGGCAATCAAGCAGCTTACTTATGCAGTGGATAGTGGCTTATTGGTCGATGAGCAAGCTTGGGTAACGAAACGTATGTTAGCTGATTTACTGCTTAGCGAGCAGCATTTTAAAGCGGCATTACCACACTATTATGAGCTCGTTAAAGCAGCACCGGAAACTGAAAAGAAAGACACGCTTTGGATGCGAATTGCTCAAGCTGAATACCAAATTGAAAACTGGACGAAAGTACTGGCGGCTATAGGTAATCATAACAAGTTCAATTCAAAACCACAGTTGTCGCCTCTCTCGTTAAAACTGGGTGCTCAACTACAGTTAAAACAATGGAAGCAATCAATTCCTACGTTAGAAAGTTTAGTTGAACTTCAACCCGAAAAAGACAACTGGTGGCGCCAACTCGTTGGGATTCAGTTAAGGTTAGAGCGCAGCCGAGATGCGTTAAATACTTTAGCACTTGCCGAGCTACAAGGTGTTGAATTGAATAATTCAGACCGCAGGCTACTTGCTCAACTGTACGCAAAGCGAGGCATCCCTGAGCGCGCTGCGCAAGAAATTAGTAAGTTAGATGATGCAAACAGTGATGTTCAACTTCTCGCTGAGCAAGCAACCTACTGGCAACTCGCAAAAGAGTGGGACAATGCCATTGAAGTGTGGACGTTAGCGTCGAACATGAACACTCGATACCATTGGAATGTTGCTCAATTATTGGTTCAGCAAGGTTACTACAAGCGAGCTCTGGTTGTTTTAGATAAAGTAAAAGACAAAAACAAGCAAGCCGACGTTGCATTGGCGAAAGTACGTTCATGGTATAAGTTGAAGAACTTAGATAATGCTCTCGCTCAAGCTAAGCGGGCGAACAACATTGAACCGTCTCCTGAGGCTAAAGGGTGGATCAAATATTTGACCCAGCTGAGAACGGTAAGCGAAAGTGGAAACGCCTAATCACATATAGTTAGAAGCTAGAAAGCAGATTATCAAGATAAGATAATGAAGGGTGTCATTTGAACGTTCAAATGACACCCTTTTTTGTATTCAATATACTTAAACCTAGGTGCCTGAGCGGTGCGGTTGTTTGACTGAGGTAAGAATAAAGATAAAGAAAATTCAAGTTAAAGGCTGCACATCTCGCCACTGTGTGATCCCGCAATGATCACTCCGCTTTGGTCTACAATCCAGTTAATGGTGCAGTCACGATAGGGGTTTTTGAAAGAATGTTGTATTTCACCATTCTCGAGTGAGGTTTGAGTTTCTACCCAAGCAAATGTGCGTGACTCCCAAAATGTAACGGCTTGAGAGTGGGGCGTTAAATACAACGCTTGAGCATCTACAATATTGGCACCGATATAACTCTCGATATGTTCGTCAGTACTAACAATCTGGTTAGTGCAAGCGGTGATAAAGATCATAGCAATAGGAATATAAATACGCATTAAAAATCCTTTTTACTGAGTATGACTTGTTCATATATGTAAACATACAATAGCATTATTTAGATTTGTAAATATGTCATTGTCGTTTCTCTATCTTAGCCATGCTTCATGATCACCTTTTTCTGAAAACGTGACTTACCGACGAACAGAAATTTAACTGCCTTGAGTTATCGAAGTGAAGAGTATTTTATCGCGTCTTTTTCAAACTGAACGACTTTCGATCCTACTGATTTCAGTGCTCGTTGATATGCATCAACATCATGGCCGACAATTGATAACGCCGCGTCATAAGGAGATATCGCTTTTTCCAGTTGTTCTATTTTATAACCAAGTTGGTCTAATAGATAAATCACCGATGCGCCGGTATTATAAAAGACACTAAACCCAAAGTGCCACTTTACCTCTTTTTGAGTCTTGAGGTTCAAGACGGTTCCTCTTCCCTTGTCAAAGCTCAAGCTATCATTTTTATATACCTCTCTAGCGCGCAGCACCGTGATGTATTCTGCTGAGCCTTCGATACGCTCTTGTGACAGAGCCATGTTCTCAACCAGCGAAGTATTGTCATTGAGCATTTGTCTATGTCGAATGGCGACATACTGTTTCAATAGCTCACGAGCTTCCACCTTAGTCAATTTTCTAGGTAGTCCATCAAACAGCTCGGTGAGTATTAACTCGTCTTGGATAATGCTTTTGGTTGTAGGGTAATTGTCAACGTCCTGTCGCCAATTGCTTTTGTTCGCCCAAGAGGTTTGGTAAATGTGGAACACCTCATGAGGCGCAAATAAAAGATCATTGGTAAATGGGTGTTGGTTCTTAGCGACTGCATCGGTGTATTTTTGTGCGTAGTACTTGTGACCATCAATCAGTAAGTCGAAGGTATACAGGTTGTTCGAACCGTTGTTTATCTTAGTTACCGCATCATACATTCCCTTTTTGTATTCATAGATACTCATACCACCAGATTCTGCTGAACCAATCTTGGTCGCACCTTTTAGAACTGACTGAGGATTAATGATGAATGCATTTATAGGCTGATCCTTAGCATTGACACGAATGAGGTAGTGGGGTCTTTTGGCGTAATTATATCCATCCCAGTAATTCAATTTCATGTACTCTCCGACCTGTTTGATCATGGCTTTGTCAGCGACATTTTCAACGCTAGCAACTGCCGTCGATGTCGTGGGTTTAGGTGAACTCGAGCTCGAATTTGAATTACAAGCAGACAGTAGAAGAATACTTACCCCTAACAATAAACTTTTCATGATGACCCTTTATCTAAGCAAATATTGGTTAATACATTAACGGTATTCTCAGGTTCGTTCTGTAATAACTTGTAACTCGGTTACTTACATTAGGAGAACGTAAATAATGTAAATTGAATGCCAATACGAATGATTATCAACTAAATTGTCGCCATAAAATCTATAGGTACTGGTTTGTATGTCGTTAAAAAGTAGGGCGGTTCAATCATGGGCTCGTCGACTTCATGTTTATATTTCAATGGCACTCTTGTTTGTTGTTCTCTTCTTTTCAGTGACAGGCATTACCCTTAATCGCCCTGAGTTATTTGAATCCAGCCAACCCAATATCCAACGCTCTACGCTAACGCTTCCCGCGAGTTTGTTTACGCTCCAAGACGGTCGACTGAAAGCCGACGAGTCTGCTTTTGAAAAGTTTTTATTTGAAGAAGCAAACCTATCTGGCGTTCCTTCGGGGTTAGACATCTACGCAGAAGTTGAAGACGGTGAGTTGCTCATCGGTGAAGTGTCTATGGACTTCAAAGGACCTGGCTACAACGCTTCTGTGTTTGTCGATGTGACTTCTGAAATGGTGGAAGTCGAAACAACGAATTATGGCGTTATTGCATTGTTGAATGACCTACACAAAGGGCGTAATAGCGGTGAAGTGTGGAAGTGGTTTATCGATATCACTGCGCTGCTGATGATCTTCTTTGTACTGACTGGCGTGTGCTTACTGTTACCTAAGAAAAAGACACTCAATACTTCCATCAAATGGACGGTGTTTGGGTCTGCAATCTCACTTGCTATCTATTTTGTTGCCGTGCCTTAACCCTCCATTAGGTTGATGAGTCTGCTTGATGAATCAGCTCGAAGAACGAACTAAAGGTTAAACGGATTTAAAAGGTTGTTAAACATGAAAAAAATGAATTGGAGTAAGGCTCTTTTGGCTTTGTCTCTTCTACCTAGCCTTGGAATGGCACAAGCGATTCCTGATACGGCGAAATTGGATGTGAATTTAGAGTTGCCCAAGATTGATACCTCTATGTATGCGCGTCCTTACGTGGCGGTGTGGGTAGAAAACAGTGAACGAAAGTCAGTGAAAACCATTGAGCTTTGGGTCGGTAAAGACGAATGGCTAAAAGACTTACGCAGTTGGTGGAGAAAAGTTGGCCGTTACGATCGTGAACTTGTTGATGC comes from Vibrio syngnathi and encodes:
- a CDS encoding PepSY-associated TM helix domain-containing protein, which encodes MSLKSRAVQSWARRLHVYISMALLFVVLFFSVTGITLNRPELFESSQPNIQRSTLTLPASLFTLQDGRLKADESAFEKFLFEEANLSGVPSGLDIYAEVEDGELLIGEVSMDFKGPGYNASVFVDVTSEMVEVETTNYGVIALLNDLHKGRNSGEVWKWFIDITALLMIFFVLTGVCLLLPKKKTLNTSIKWTVFGSAISLAIYFVAVP
- a CDS encoding tetratricopeptide repeat protein encodes the protein MMKQIWILVGLLIMPLTLPAKELTQYTVIRVQKANKLAQEEQVKQAIEVLASLELSKGYDKAYVARMLGVFYWQDGKTETAIKQLTYAVDSGLLVDEQAWVTKRMLADLLLSEQHFKAALPHYYELVKAAPETEKKDTLWMRIAQAEYQIENWTKVLAAIGNHNKFNSKPQLSPLSLKLGAQLQLKQWKQSIPTLESLVELQPEKDNWWRQLVGIQLRLERSRDALNTLALAELQGVELNNSDRRLLAQLYAKRGIPERAAQEISKLDDANSDVQLLAEQATYWQLAKEWDNAIEVWTLASNMNTRYHWNVAQLLVQQGYYKRALVVLDKVKDKNKQADVALAKVRSWYKLKNLDNALAQAKRANNIEPSPEAKGWIKYLTQLRTVSESGNA
- a CDS encoding DUF2271 domain-containing protein; translation: MKKMNWSKALLALSLLPSLGMAQAIPDTAKLDVNLELPKIDTSMYARPYVAVWVENSERKSVKTIELWVGKDEWLKDLRSWWRKVGRYDRELVDAVTSATRPAGQYRFVWDGKSDSGETLEQGEYTVHVEVVREHGGRNYLRQKVSLTDSNASYELKATEETGKIILSYIAK